A window of the Chloroflexota bacterium genome harbors these coding sequences:
- a CDS encoding alpha-glucosidase C-terminal domain-containing protein — MGEIHTPDWVKDAVFYQIFPDRFATSPLVRKPSNLEPWDSPPTVYGFKGGDLIGVAERLDYLSDLGITAIYFTPIFQSTANHRYHTHDYYNVDPILGGNAALATLLEQAHRRGIRIVLDGVFNHASRGFFQFNHILENGPASPYVDWFHIKGYPLHAYDPKRPPNYVAWAGLRALPKFNTDTPAVREFIFGVAEHWIRQGIDGWRLDVPTEINDDAFWQEFRRRVKAINPDAYIVGEIWHESQRWLQGDQFDAVMNYLFTKACLSYFAGNALNVGMAQQVWSYRDLRPRSLAEFAAEIDRILGLYHPEVNFAQLNLLDSHDTPRFLTLARGDESALRLAILFQMTYPGAPCIYYGDEIGMEGGHDPDCRRAFPWDEVKWNHSLRDYVKQCVALRKSHPALRRGDFLPLLARDDVYAFARRLDAETMIIMLNASRSPRPVALQLDATWGQNLTVKDVWSGEEFRASGSLLSGVPVPPRQGRVLAVVG; from the coding sequence ATGGGTGAGATTCATACGCCCGACTGGGTCAAAGATGCCGTTTTCTACCAGATTTTCCCAGATCGGTTTGCCACCAGCCCCTTGGTGCGCAAGCCGTCCAACCTGGAGCCGTGGGATTCGCCGCCCACCGTGTACGGATTCAAGGGCGGCGACCTGATAGGCGTGGCCGAACGGCTGGACTACTTGTCGGATCTGGGCATCACGGCCATCTACTTCACGCCCATCTTCCAGTCCACGGCCAATCACCGATACCACACCCACGATTACTACAACGTGGACCCCATCCTCGGCGGCAATGCTGCCCTGGCCACGCTCCTGGAGCAGGCCCATCGCCGAGGCATTCGCATCGTGCTGGATGGAGTCTTCAACCACGCCAGCAGAGGGTTCTTCCAGTTCAACCACATCCTGGAGAACGGCCCCGCCTCGCCCTACGTGGACTGGTTTCACATCAAAGGCTACCCCCTGCACGCCTACGACCCCAAGCGTCCGCCCAACTACGTGGCCTGGGCGGGACTGCGCGCGCTGCCCAAGTTCAACACCGACACGCCTGCCGTCCGCGAGTTCATCTTCGGCGTGGCCGAGCACTGGATTCGGCAGGGGATAGACGGCTGGCGTCTGGACGTGCCGACCGAGATCAACGACGACGCTTTCTGGCAGGAGTTTCGCCGCAGGGTCAAGGCCATCAACCCCGACGCCTACATCGTCGGCGAGATATGGCACGAATCCCAGCGCTGGCTCCAGGGCGACCAGTTTGACGCCGTGATGAACTACCTCTTCACCAAGGCTTGCCTATCCTACTTCGCGGGCAACGCCCTGAATGTAGGCATGGCGCAGCAGGTATGGAGTTACCGAGATTTGCGTCCGCGCTCGCTGGCCGAGTTCGCGGCGGAGATTGACCGTATCCTCGGCCTCTACCATCCCGAAGTCAATTTCGCCCAGTTGAACCTTCTGGATAGCCACGACACGCCGCGATTCCTTACCCTTGCCCGCGGCGATGAGTCGGCCCTGCGCCTGGCCATCCTGTTCCAGATGACCTACCCTGGCGCGCCCTGCATCTACTACGGCGATGAGATCGGCATGGAAGGCGGCCACGACCCCGACTGCCGCCGCGCGTTCCCGTGGGACGAAGTGAAGTGGAATCACAGCCTGCGCGATTATGTCAAGCAGTGCGTGGCGCTGCGGAAGTCGCACCCCGCGCTACGACGCGGCGATTTCCTCCCGCTCCTGGCGCGCGACGACGTGTACGCGTTCGCGCGCAGGCTGGATGCTGAGACGATGATCATCATGCTCAACGCCAGCCGCTCTCCCCGCCCAGTCGCGCTGCAACTGGATGCCACATGGGGCCAGAACCTCACGGTCAAGGACGTGTGGAGCGGCGAGGAGTTCCGCGCCAGCGGCTCCCTCCTGAGCGGCGTGCCTGTACCGCCCAGGCAGGGCCGCGTGCTTGCCGTCGTGGGCTAG
- a CDS encoding sugar phosphate isomerase/epimerase produces the protein MIRGIGINADHEYIDGQTSVLEGLLQKYKACGFDTVEISVPGLNAIRGGVLIESEARRVREILAAHGLNVTLHCPNNLSLIRNERHYQVMNAILGLAEALGARRVVYHSAQIALHAPYRHLAPLPSEDELREMWERETEALIAVGRRAADMGVILAVENRDPHQWEISALAMHGKPAAELAHYHQGMRLDLLAQQMEAVSLPNVGICLDVAHAFLAAPYWPDPDYLAAIRTCAPWVNHLHFHDNFGITDDMNESLGDRLVFGEADNHMPPGWGRIPLAAVLDILKAAGYDGLLVVELRPRYLPYLEEVIAETRRLIAKTWRDGV, from the coding sequence GTGATTCGTGGCATCGGGATCAACGCAGATCACGAGTACATAGACGGGCAGACCTCGGTTCTGGAGGGCCTGCTCCAGAAGTACAAAGCCTGTGGTTTTGACACCGTAGAGATTTCCGTCCCTGGTCTCAACGCGATTCGCGGCGGCGTCCTGATTGAATCCGAGGCCAGGCGCGTTCGCGAGATTCTGGCCGCGCACGGCCTGAACGTAACGCTCCACTGCCCCAACAACCTCAGCCTCATCCGCAACGAACGGCACTATCAGGTCATGAACGCCATCCTGGGCCTTGCCGAGGCCCTGGGCGCCCGACGCGTCGTGTACCACAGCGCGCAGATCGCGCTGCACGCCCCCTATCGGCACCTCGCGCCGCTCCCGTCCGAGGACGAACTCCGCGAGATGTGGGAGCGGGAGACGGAGGCGCTGATCGCGGTGGGCCGCCGCGCCGCGGACATGGGGGTAATCCTCGCGGTAGAGAACCGAGACCCCCACCAGTGGGAAATCTCCGCCCTCGCCATGCACGGCAAACCCGCCGCCGAACTCGCCCACTACCACCAGGGCATGCGCCTGGACCTGCTCGCCCAGCAGATGGAAGCGGTGAGCCTCCCCAACGTGGGCATCTGTCTGGACGTGGCCCATGCGTTCTTGGCCGCTCCGTACTGGCCGGACCCTGACTACCTGGCCGCCATCCGGACCTGCGCGCCCTGGGTGAACCATTTGCATTTCCACGACAACTTCGGCATCACCGACGACATGAACGAATCGCTGGGCGACAGGCTCGTGTTCGGCGAGGCCGACAATCACATGCCGCCGGGATGGGGACGGATACCCCTGGCAGCGGTCCTGGATATCCTGAAGGCCGCGGGCTACGACGGCCTGCTGGTGGTGGAATTGAGGCCCCGCTACCTGCCGTACCTGGAAGAAGTCATCGCCGAAACCAGGCGGCTCATTGCCAAAACCTGGCGAGATGGAGTGTAA